From a single Miscanthus floridulus cultivar M001 chromosome 8, ASM1932011v1, whole genome shotgun sequence genomic region:
- the LOC136475391 gene encoding uncharacterized protein yields the protein MDPCGFYDRFDDWFSEMLKLGGYEDDVSSLLEVDQEEENSIDSDEFYDLIDKEVKEYCKSMKKVSYKKTIENGFKWMSEECFLGFTNSTENIHLEGIEHKFGELHGQCFSVESNDKIFHRYNFTTEEKQGNSDVGTSKLYFAEVKKLCGVKSFLCCLLEPNDCGHCYRCKNQDVNDLKHPSRGGYDEGHSCICWPFMDDPEYDSGS from the exons ATGGATCCTTGTGGTTTTTATGATAGATTTGACGATTGGTTTTCAGAGAT GTTGAAGTTGGGAGGTTATGAAGACGATGTGTCTTCTCTCCTTGAGGTGGATCAAGAAGAGGAGAACTCTATTGATTCAGATGAGTTCTATGATCTTATAGACAAGGAGGTAAAGGAGTATTGCAAGAGTATGAAAAAAGTTTCTTACAAGAAAACAATTGAGAATGGGTTCAAATGGATGAGTGAGGAATGCTTCTTAGGTTTCACAAATTCTACTGAAA acatacatttggag GGCATCGAGCACAAGTTTGGTGAGCTTCACGGTCAATGTTTCAGCGTTGAGTCTAATGACAAAATTTTTCATCGCTATAACTTCACTACTGAGGAAAAGCAAGGAAATTCTGATGTTGGGACTTCAAAACTTTATTTTGCTGAAGTAAAGAAGTTGTGTGGTGTCAAATCCTTCCTCTGCTGCCTGCTGGAGCCAAATGACTGTG GTCACTGCTATAGATGCAAGAACCAGGACGTGAATGACTTAAAACATCCTAGTAGAGGTGGTTACGATGAAGGACATTCTTGTATATGTTGGCCTTTTATGGATGACCCTGAATACGACTCTGGTAGCTAG